In Alkalihalobacillus sp. FSL W8-0930, a single window of DNA contains:
- a CDS encoding gamma carbonic anhydrase family protein yields the protein MIYSYQNKKPRISESAFIADYVTISGDVEIGDESSVWFQTVIRGDVSPTRIGKRVNIQDQSMLHQSPAYPLIIEDDVTVGHQAMLHSCTIREKALIGMGSIILDGAEIGEGAFIGAGSLVPQGKHIPANTLAYGRPAKVVRELTEEDRADMERIRSEYVEKGQYYKRLQSENNK from the coding sequence ATGATTTATTCATATCAGAACAAAAAACCTCGTATTTCTGAAAGTGCTTTTATAGCTGACTATGTCACCATTTCCGGTGATGTCGAGATAGGAGATGAATCGAGTGTTTGGTTTCAAACAGTCATTCGTGGTGATGTTTCACCCACACGCATTGGAAAGCGAGTGAATATCCAAGACCAATCCATGCTACACCAAAGTCCTGCTTATCCTCTGATTATTGAGGACGATGTCACAGTGGGACATCAAGCCATGCTTCATAGCTGTACGATTCGTGAAAAAGCACTAATTGGGATGGGCTCTATTATTTTGGATGGTGCGGAGATTGGAGAAGGAGCGTTTATTGGAGCTGGAAGTCTAGTTCCTCAAGGTAAACATATTCCTGCAAACACACTTGCGTATGGACGTCCTGCCAAAGTCGTTCGCGAGCTGACCGAAGAAGATCGTGCAGATATGGAGCGAATTCGCTCAGAGTACGTGGAAAAAGGCCAATATTATAAACGTCTTCAATCAGAGAATAACAAATGA
- a CDS encoding NAD(P)/FAD-dependent oxidoreductase: MFDVIVIGGGPSGLMASVAAAEHGARVLLIDKGNKLGRKLAISGGGRCNVTNRMERKQLIEHIPGNGKFMHSPFATFDNENIIEFFEGLGIELKEEDRGRMFPINDKAQTVVDTLLRRIRKLNVTIWTDSAVKTIDYKDGHVHAVKLLDGQVLETRSIIVATGGKSVPHTGSTGDGYPWAQKAGHTITELYPTEVPITSQDPFIKGKVLQGLSVREIELSVINPKGKIIKTHEGDMIFTHFGVSGPAALRCSQYVVKALKKFDVPSIELRLDLFPAKSSEDLFQELWKLVKAEPKKQLKNVLKGVTQERMLLYLYELHSINAEATCANISHEVLRQLANTMKQFSIQATGTLSIEKAFVTGGGVSVKEIEPKTMHSKKAEGLYFCGEVLDIHGYTGGYNITCAFSTGYTAGKSAAERE, encoded by the coding sequence ATGTTTGATGTAATCGTAATAGGGGGCGGACCTTCTGGCTTGATGGCCTCAGTCGCTGCTGCAGAGCATGGAGCCCGCGTTCTCTTAATAGATAAAGGAAATAAACTAGGCCGTAAGTTAGCCATTTCGGGTGGTGGTCGCTGTAATGTCACAAACCGAATGGAACGTAAGCAGCTAATAGAGCATATTCCTGGTAACGGGAAATTTATGCATAGTCCTTTTGCTACCTTTGATAATGAGAATATCATTGAATTCTTTGAAGGGCTAGGAATCGAGTTAAAAGAGGAAGACCGGGGACGGATGTTTCCGATTAATGACAAGGCGCAAACTGTTGTTGATACGTTGTTGCGTCGGATTCGGAAACTAAATGTAACCATCTGGACAGACTCAGCAGTGAAAACCATTGATTATAAAGATGGTCATGTACATGCTGTAAAGTTATTGGATGGTCAGGTTCTTGAAACACGTTCGATCATCGTTGCAACTGGAGGCAAATCGGTGCCCCATACGGGATCAACAGGAGATGGGTATCCTTGGGCCCAAAAGGCTGGACATACGATTACTGAACTCTATCCAACCGAGGTACCAATCACATCACAAGATCCATTCATAAAGGGTAAAGTCCTTCAGGGTCTCTCTGTTCGTGAAATAGAGCTATCTGTCATTAATCCAAAAGGAAAAATAATTAAAACCCATGAAGGCGATATGATCTTTACTCACTTTGGTGTATCTGGTCCAGCAGCCTTGCGCTGTAGTCAATATGTGGTTAAAGCGTTAAAGAAATTTGACGTGCCATCGATTGAACTGCGTCTTGATTTGTTTCCTGCAAAATCCAGTGAAGACCTTTTTCAAGAACTGTGGAAGCTCGTGAAGGCAGAACCGAAAAAGCAATTAAAGAATGTTCTAAAAGGTGTTACACAGGAACGAATGCTATTGTATTTGTATGAGCTTCATTCCATTAACGCCGAAGCAACATGTGCGAACATCTCTCATGAAGTCTTGCGTCAGCTTGCAAATACGATGAAGCAGTTTTCTATCCAAGCAACCGGTACACTCTCCATCGAAAAAGCTTTTGTAACGGGCGGCGGGGTGTCCGTTAAGGAAATTGAACCAAAAACCATGCACTCTAAAAAAGCAGAAGGACTCTACTTCTGTGGAGAAGTGCTTGATATTCACGGCTACACAGGTGGGTACAACATTACCTGTGCCTTCTCAACAGGCTACACAGCAGGAAAATCAGCTGCAGAACGAGAGTAA
- the metK gene encoding methionine adenosyltransferase has product MTELRSRRLFTSESVTEGHPDKICDQISDAILDEILKKDPNARVACETSVTTGMVLVAGEITTSTYVDIPRVVRDTIKGIGYTRAKYGFDAETCAVLVSIDEQSADIAQGVDKALEAREGQMTEAEIEAIGAGDQGLMFGYATNETKELMPLPISLSHKLARRVAEVRKEEILDYLRPDAKTQVTVEYDEQGKPARVDTIVISTQHAPEATLEQIQHDLKTHVIKHVVPAELIDEETKYFINPTGRFVIGGPQGDAGLTGRKIIVDTYGGYARHGGGAFSGKDATKVDRSGAYAARYVAKNIVAAGLADKSEVQLAYAIGVAQPVSISVDTFGTGKVSEEELVSLVRKNFDLRPAGIIRMLDLRRPIYKQTAAYGHFGRTDVSLPWEETDKAAILKEQSSVKVG; this is encoded by the coding sequence ATGACAGAACTTAGAAGTAGACGATTATTCACGTCAGAATCGGTAACAGAGGGACATCCTGATAAAATTTGTGACCAAATTTCTGATGCGATTTTAGATGAAATCTTAAAGAAAGATCCGAATGCTCGTGTGGCGTGCGAAACTTCTGTTACAACAGGAATGGTTTTAGTTGCTGGAGAAATTACAACGAGTACATATGTGGATATTCCACGTGTAGTGCGTGACACAATTAAAGGCATCGGCTATACACGTGCTAAATACGGATTTGACGCAGAAACATGTGCAGTCCTTGTTTCCATTGATGAGCAGTCAGCTGATATCGCACAAGGTGTGGACAAAGCATTAGAGGCCCGTGAAGGACAAATGACTGAAGCGGAAATCGAAGCGATTGGAGCAGGAGACCAAGGACTTATGTTTGGTTATGCTACAAATGAAACCAAAGAATTAATGCCTCTACCGATCTCTTTAAGCCACAAGCTTGCACGTCGTGTGGCAGAAGTACGTAAGGAAGAAATCCTTGATTACCTTCGCCCAGATGCTAAAACACAAGTAACTGTTGAGTATGATGAGCAAGGGAAGCCTGCTCGTGTTGATACGATTGTTATTTCAACTCAGCATGCACCGGAAGCAACACTTGAGCAAATCCAGCATGATTTAAAAACACATGTAATTAAACATGTGGTACCAGCTGAATTAATTGATGAAGAGACAAAATACTTCATTAACCCAACTGGACGTTTTGTTATCGGCGGACCACAAGGGGACGCTGGTTTAACAGGACGTAAGATTATCGTTGATACGTATGGCGGCTATGCACGTCATGGTGGAGGCGCATTCTCTGGTAAAGATGCAACAAAAGTAGACCGCTCTGGTGCATATGCTGCTCGTTATGTAGCGAAAAACATTGTTGCAGCAGGTCTTGCCGATAAGTCAGAAGTTCAGCTTGCGTATGCAATTGGTGTGGCTCAGCCTGTATCTATTTCTGTAGATACATTTGGAACAGGTAAAGTATCCGAAGAAGAGCTTGTGTCTCTTGTTCGCAAAAACTTTGATCTACGTCCAGCTGGCATCATTCGTATGCTCGATCTACGTCGTCCAATCTACAAGCAAACAGCTGCATACGGTCACTTTGGTCGTACAGATGTGAGCTTGCCATGGGAAGAAACGGACAAAGCTGCTATTCTTAAAGAACAATCTAGTGTAAAAGTAGGATAA
- a CDS encoding carbonic anhydrase: MSILDNILEFNKQFVEEKEYENYQTTKFPNKKIVILTCMDARLAELLPRSMNVGQGDAKIIRNAGAVISHPFGSIMRSILLAVYELQAEEVMIIGHHMCGMAGLESESFLKKAEERGVDLKTIDTLDYAGVDIKQFLTGFGNVEESVNHSVGIVENHPLMPKEVPVHGLVIHPETGKLELLKRGEAR, encoded by the coding sequence GTGTCCATTTTAGATAACATTCTTGAATTTAACAAGCAATTCGTCGAAGAAAAAGAGTATGAAAACTATCAAACTACGAAGTTCCCAAACAAAAAAATAGTGATCCTTACTTGTATGGATGCACGTCTCGCTGAGCTACTTCCTCGTTCCATGAACGTTGGACAGGGTGACGCAAAAATTATCCGTAATGCAGGAGCCGTTATTTCTCATCCATTTGGAAGTATTATGAGAAGTATTTTACTTGCAGTGTACGAGCTTCAAGCTGAAGAAGTAATGATTATTGGTCACCACATGTGCGGGATGGCCGGTCTTGAATCTGAAAGCTTCCTTAAAAAGGCAGAAGAACGCGGCGTTGATCTAAAAACAATCGACACGCTTGATTATGCAGGTGTTGATATTAAACAATTCTTAACTGGATTTGGCAATGTTGAAGAAAGTGTCAATCATAGCGTAGGAATCGTTGAAAATCACCCTCTTATGCCAAAAGAAGTACCTGTTCACGGACTTGTTATCCATCCTGAAACAGGAAAGCTTGAGTTGCTTAAACGTGGCGAAGCTAGATAA
- the leuS gene encoding leucine--tRNA ligase, with the protein MSFSHNKIEPKWQAHWEENKTFKTNTKSDKPKYYALDMFPYPSGAGLHVGHPEGMTATDILSRMKRMQGYEVMHPMGWDAFGLPAEQYAIDTGNAPAAFTQLNINTFRRQIKELGFSYDWDREVDTTDPNYYKWTQWIFIKLYEKGLAYVDEVAVNWCPALGTVLANEEIVDGVSERGGHPVERRPMRQWVLRITKYADRLLEDLDDLDWPENLKDMQRNWIGRSEGAEVDFAIDGFDDVISVFTTRPDTLFGATYMVLAPEHKLVSTITTADQKDEIEAYQKKVATKSDLERTELSKEKSGAFTGAYAINPINGEKIPVWIADYVLVSYGTGAIMAVPAHDERDFEFATAFSLPIREVVAGGNIDTEAYTGDGEHVNSDFLDGLGKEEAIQKAIAWLEEKEVGTKKVTYRLRDWLFSRQRYWGEPIPIIHWEDGTSTTVPEDQLPLVLPEMEEIKPSGAGESPLANATEWLEVTDPNTGMKGRRETNTMPQWAGSCWYYLRYLDPDNSEALADPEILKEWLPVDMYIGGQEHAVLHLLYARFWHKFLYDIGAVPTKEPFQRLYNQGMILGENNEKMSKSKGNVVNPDDVIKSHGADTLRLYEMFMGPLDGTIAWSTNGLDGSRRFLERIWRLFIEEVSGDLSPVIREAEGSETLTRVYHQTIKKVTEDFTELRFNVGISQMMVYINEAYKQEVLPKDQMEGFVKILSPIAPHLAEELWSKLGHTDTITYEAWPTFDESKLVENEIEIVVQVNGKLKTKLVIPADATREQMEELARADETVEQAIADKQVRKVIAVPGKLVNIVVG; encoded by the coding sequence ATGTCTTTTTCACATAATAAGATCGAACCAAAGTGGCAAGCACACTGGGAAGAAAATAAAACATTTAAAACAAACACTAAGAGTGATAAGCCAAAATATTACGCGTTAGATATGTTCCCTTATCCATCAGGTGCGGGGCTTCATGTTGGTCATCCAGAGGGGATGACAGCAACTGATATCTTATCAAGAATGAAACGGATGCAGGGCTATGAAGTGATGCATCCAATGGGTTGGGATGCGTTTGGACTTCCAGCAGAGCAATATGCAATTGATACAGGAAATGCTCCAGCAGCATTTACTCAACTAAACATTAACACGTTCCGTAGACAAATTAAGGAGCTTGGATTCTCCTACGATTGGGATCGTGAAGTTGATACAACGGATCCTAATTACTATAAATGGACACAGTGGATCTTCATTAAATTGTATGAAAAAGGTCTAGCTTATGTTGATGAAGTGGCTGTAAATTGGTGCCCTGCACTCGGAACAGTTCTAGCGAATGAAGAGATTGTTGATGGAGTCAGTGAGCGCGGGGGACACCCTGTAGAGCGTCGTCCAATGAGACAGTGGGTACTGCGTATTACAAAGTATGCGGACCGCTTACTTGAAGACTTAGATGATCTTGATTGGCCTGAAAACTTAAAAGATATGCAGCGTAACTGGATTGGCCGTTCTGAAGGGGCTGAGGTTGACTTTGCAATCGATGGCTTTGATGATGTGATTTCTGTGTTTACGACACGTCCTGATACGTTATTCGGTGCAACCTATATGGTCTTAGCACCAGAGCATAAGCTTGTTTCAACGATCACAACAGCTGATCAAAAGGACGAGATTGAAGCGTATCAAAAGAAAGTCGCAACGAAAAGTGATCTTGAGCGTACAGAGCTTTCTAAAGAGAAATCAGGCGCGTTCACAGGAGCCTATGCGATTAATCCAATCAATGGAGAAAAGATTCCTGTCTGGATTGCTGATTATGTGTTAGTAAGCTATGGTACGGGTGCGATTATGGCTGTACCTGCTCATGATGAGCGTGATTTTGAATTTGCCACAGCCTTCTCTTTACCAATTCGTGAAGTCGTTGCCGGTGGAAACATCGATACAGAAGCGTATACAGGAGACGGGGAGCATGTAAACTCTGATTTCCTTGATGGACTAGGAAAAGAAGAAGCGATTCAAAAAGCAATTGCTTGGCTAGAAGAAAAAGAAGTAGGGACTAAAAAGGTCACGTATCGTCTTCGCGACTGGCTGTTCAGCCGTCAACGTTACTGGGGAGAACCCATTCCGATTATTCATTGGGAAGATGGTACCTCAACAACGGTTCCTGAAGATCAGCTTCCACTCGTACTACCTGAAATGGAAGAGATTAAGCCGTCTGGAGCGGGTGAGTCACCACTTGCGAATGCAACAGAATGGTTAGAAGTAACAGATCCGAATACTGGCATGAAAGGCCGTAGAGAAACAAATACGATGCCGCAATGGGCAGGTAGCTGCTGGTATTACCTTCGTTATCTTGATCCAGATAACTCAGAAGCACTAGCTGATCCTGAGATCTTAAAGGAATGGTTACCAGTAGATATGTACATTGGTGGTCAAGAGCACGCTGTTCTTCACTTATTGTATGCGCGCTTCTGGCATAAATTCTTGTATGATATCGGTGCTGTTCCTACAAAAGAACCATTTCAGCGTTTATATAACCAAGGGATGATTCTAGGAGAGAACAACGAGAAGATGAGTAAGTCAAAAGGAAATGTTGTGAATCCGGATGATGTTATCAAATCACATGGAGCGGACACATTACGTTTATATGAAATGTTTATGGGGCCACTTGATGGGACCATTGCTTGGTCAACGAACGGATTAGATGGTTCACGTCGTTTCCTTGAACGGATCTGGAGATTGTTCATTGAAGAAGTATCTGGAGACTTAAGTCCAGTGATTCGCGAAGCCGAAGGATCTGAAACGTTAACACGTGTGTATCATCAAACGATTAAAAAGGTTACAGAGGACTTTACGGAGCTTCGCTTTAACGTAGGAATCTCTCAAATGATGGTCTACATTAATGAGGCTTATAAACAAGAGGTCTTACCTAAAGATCAAATGGAAGGGTTTGTGAAAATCCTTTCTCCAATTGCGCCTCACTTAGCCGAGGAGCTTTGGTCGAAGCTAGGTCACACGGATACGATTACGTATGAAGCATGGCCAACATTTGATGAGTCGAAGCTTGTAGAGAACGAAATCGAAATCGTTGTTCAAGTGAATGGAAAGCTAAAAACAAAGCTTGTTATTCCAGCGGATGCAACACGTGAGCAAATGGAAGAGCTTGCCCGTGCAGATGAGACCGTTGAACAGGCGATTGCTGACAAACAAGTTCGAAAAGTGATTGCTGTACCAGGGAAGTTAGTCAATATTGTTGTAGGGTAA
- a CDS encoding MFS transporter — protein sequence MPRSIWILLITMTMSITGSSFLWPLNAIIIHEELGKSLTVAGFILLLNSAAGACGNLVGGRLFDAIGSYRTLLIALSIATGSACLLAFQHSFYYYMFLLMGIGFGSGMMIPTIYALAGLLWPEGGRRPFNAIYVSLNVGVAIGTACIGIIAQNELTNVFRANAVMHVVLFIFVIFAFRGLEARREKAQVKETREKIPFRVHYRIHALILLSIAFVICWIGFTQWQANISVHTRNLGISLGSYSLFWTVNGLMIVCAQPLLALVIRKWLQKIKAQMIAGALLFILSFLVLTQAEQFAIFMVAMIILTFGEMFIWPAVPTVASRLAPKGREGFYQGLVNSVGMVGRMVGPVFGGFIVDVYSIYVLFYVLVGMLIVAIPFLIVYDKPLKRQMEQTSQAPDL from the coding sequence TTGCCAAGATCAATTTGGATTTTATTAATTACGATGACCATGAGTATCACGGGTTCTTCTTTTTTGTGGCCTTTAAATGCCATAATTATTCATGAGGAGTTAGGAAAATCACTGACGGTTGCTGGTTTTATCTTACTATTAAACTCTGCAGCAGGGGCATGTGGAAATCTAGTTGGCGGGAGATTGTTTGATGCGATTGGTTCCTATCGCACGTTGCTCATCGCACTAAGCATTGCTACAGGTAGTGCTTGTTTACTGGCGTTTCAACATAGCTTCTACTATTATATGTTTTTATTAATGGGAATAGGGTTTGGATCTGGAATGATGATCCCTACTATTTATGCATTAGCAGGATTACTTTGGCCAGAGGGCGGTCGTCGTCCGTTTAACGCTATTTATGTTTCTCTTAATGTTGGAGTGGCCATTGGAACAGCGTGTATTGGGATCATTGCACAAAATGAATTAACGAATGTGTTTCGGGCAAATGCGGTTATGCACGTGGTTTTATTTATCTTTGTTATTTTCGCCTTCAGAGGTCTCGAAGCACGCAGAGAAAAGGCACAGGTAAAAGAAACACGAGAAAAGATTCCGTTTCGTGTACATTACCGGATACATGCACTTATTTTACTTAGCATTGCGTTTGTCATTTGTTGGATTGGGTTTACGCAATGGCAGGCAAACATTTCTGTACACACGCGAAATCTTGGCATATCACTCGGTTCATACAGTTTGTTTTGGACAGTGAACGGGCTCATGATTGTTTGTGCTCAGCCTCTGCTTGCTTTAGTTATTCGTAAGTGGCTTCAAAAAATCAAAGCGCAAATGATTGCTGGTGCCCTTTTATTTATCCTTTCTTTCCTCGTCTTAACACAAGCAGAACAGTTTGCGATCTTCATGGTAGCGATGATCATCTTAACGTTCGGCGAAATGTTTATTTGGCCAGCTGTTCCAACGGTTGCAAGTCGGTTAGCACCTAAAGGAAGAGAAGGCTTTTATCAAGGGCTCGTGAATAGCGTAGGCATGGTTGGGCGAATGGTAGGCCCTGTTTTTGGAGGGTTTATCGTTGATGTGTATTCGATTTATGTATTATTTTACGTGTTAGTAGGTATGCTGATTGTAGCGATTCCATTTCTTATCGTCTATGACAAACCGCTGAAAAGGCAAATGGAACAAACGAGCCAGGCGCCCGATTTGTAA
- a CDS encoding alpha/beta hydrolase has product MVHGAGEHHGRYEWLAKKWNEHGFDVIMGDLPGQGKTRGRRGHIQSFGQYLDAVEEWLDAAREKKLPILLLGHSMGGLISIRTVMERDNSLIYGVILSSPCLDLSHPLPKVKKAASKVLQHVAPTFSVNSGIRSDRATRNQEVVEAYLTDPLKVSKVSARWYQELEKTMRLTRRYPEKFPNIPLLVLQAGEDFLVDKQATQEWFNHLVLTHKSYKEWDGLYHEIFNEPERDEVFRHAVSFVNLMFP; this is encoded by the coding sequence ATGGTTCATGGCGCAGGTGAACATCATGGACGTTATGAATGGTTAGCGAAAAAGTGGAACGAGCATGGCTTTGATGTCATTATGGGTGATCTGCCTGGACAAGGGAAGACAAGAGGCCGACGCGGTCATATTCAGTCCTTCGGGCAATACTTAGATGCTGTTGAGGAATGGCTTGATGCAGCAAGGGAAAAAAAACTTCCAATCCTTCTTTTAGGGCATAGTATGGGAGGATTAATCTCCATCCGCACCGTAATGGAACGAGATAACTCACTAATCTATGGTGTGATTCTTTCCTCTCCGTGCTTGGACTTGAGTCATCCACTACCAAAAGTAAAAAAGGCTGCCTCAAAAGTATTGCAGCATGTGGCGCCAACCTTTAGTGTAAATTCAGGGATCCGCTCTGATCGAGCAACCCGAAATCAAGAGGTTGTTGAAGCGTATTTAACCGACCCCTTAAAGGTGAGTAAGGTGTCAGCAAGGTGGTACCAGGAACTTGAAAAAACGATGCGACTCACAAGAAGATATCCCGAAAAATTCCCGAACATCCCCTTACTTGTACTTCAGGCAGGAGAGGATTTTCTTGTTGATAAACAGGCAACACAAGAATGGTTTAACCACCTGGTTCTTACCCACAAAAGCTATAAAGAATGGGATGGACTCTATCACGAAATTTTTAACGAGCCAGAGCGAGACGAAGTGTTCCGTCATGCTGTGAGCTTTGTGAATTTAATGTTTCCTTAA
- a CDS encoding TIGR01212 family radical SAM protein (This family includes YhcC from E. coli K-12, an uncharacterized radical SAM protein.) has protein sequence MNSATDSIPSHFIDKRYYTWSAHLRDHFGTKVFKVPLDAGFDCPNRDGQVAHGGCTFCSVRGSGDFAGDRSDDLVTQFHTIKERMHKKWKTGKYIGYFQAYTNTYAPVETLRNYYEVILKQEGVVGLSIATRPDCLPDDVVEYLAELNQRTYLWVELGLQTVHERTANIINRAHDYECYKEGVAKLRKHGIRVCSHIINGLPLETPEMMLETAKEVAKLDVQGIKIHLLHLLKKTGMVKQYEKGLVDLMDIDEYVKLVADQLEVIPEDMIVHRLTGDGPPELLIGPMWSMNKWDVLNSIEKELKDRGTWQGSHYQAEASTK, from the coding sequence ATGAATTCAGCAACTGATTCGATTCCTAGTCACTTTATAGATAAACGATATTATACATGGAGTGCTCATCTCCGTGACCACTTTGGAACGAAAGTGTTTAAAGTTCCACTTGATGCAGGGTTTGACTGTCCGAACCGCGATGGACAGGTTGCTCATGGTGGATGTACATTTTGTAGTGTACGAGGATCTGGAGATTTTGCGGGGGACCGTAGTGATGACCTAGTCACCCAGTTCCACACAATTAAAGAGCGGATGCACAAGAAGTGGAAAACAGGTAAATATATTGGCTACTTTCAAGCCTACACAAATACATATGCACCTGTTGAAACGTTAAGAAATTACTACGAGGTTATTCTAAAACAAGAAGGTGTTGTCGGGCTCTCAATCGCAACGAGACCAGATTGCCTGCCTGATGATGTTGTAGAATATCTTGCCGAACTAAATCAACGTACGTACTTGTGGGTAGAGCTAGGGCTTCAGACCGTTCACGAGCGTACAGCAAATATTATTAACCGAGCTCATGATTACGAATGCTACAAAGAAGGCGTAGCAAAGCTTCGCAAACACGGCATTCGAGTCTGCTCACACATCATCAACGGATTACCTTTAGAAACACCTGAGATGATGCTTGAAACAGCAAAAGAAGTAGCTAAGCTAGATGTTCAAGGTATTAAAATCCACCTGCTCCATTTATTAAAGAAAACAGGCATGGTTAAGCAGTATGAAAAAGGGCTTGTTGATCTAATGGATATCGATGAGTATGTGAAGTTAGTGGCCGACCAACTAGAAGTGATTCCTGAAGATATGATTGTTCACCGATTAACTGGTGACGGTCCTCCCGAACTTCTAATCGGCCCAATGTGGAGTATGAACAAGTGGGATGTACTCAACAGTATTGAAAAAGAATTAAAGGATCGTGGAACCTGGCAAGGATCTCACTACCAGGCGGAGGCTTCTACTAAATGA
- a CDS encoding class I SAM-dependent methyltransferase: MKLKGILPFARILLEQALEPGDTAVDATAGNGHDSCYLAGLVGETGQVYSFDVQEQAIQATRERLSKQGLLERVYLHHTGHEQAVEHIETEHLSSLKAAIFNLGYLPGGDKQITTLANTTIEAITRLFEAMQAGGIIVLVIYHGHPEGAIEKDQVLEFVEQFPQDKAHVLRYGFINQKNAPPFIIAIEKR; this comes from the coding sequence ATGAAACTAAAAGGGATTCTCCCCTTCGCCAGAATTTTATTGGAACAAGCACTAGAACCTGGAGATACAGCTGTAGACGCAACAGCCGGTAATGGTCACGATAGCTGCTATTTAGCTGGACTTGTTGGGGAAACCGGTCAGGTGTATAGCTTTGATGTTCAAGAACAAGCCATTCAAGCAACTCGGGAACGACTAAGTAAGCAAGGCCTTCTCGAACGCGTTTATCTGCATCACACCGGCCATGAACAGGCTGTTGAACACATCGAGACCGAACATTTGTCATCCTTAAAAGCAGCCATTTTCAACTTAGGCTATCTTCCTGGTGGTGACAAACAAATTACCACCCTAGCCAACACAACGATCGAAGCTATCACTCGATTGTTTGAGGCTATGCAAGCTGGTGGAATCATTGTACTTGTAATTTATCATGGTCATCCTGAGGGTGCGATTGAAAAAGATCAGGTTTTGGAATTTGTGGAACAATTCCCACAAGACAAAGCACATGTTTTGCGGTATGGTTTTATTAATCAAAAAAATGCTCCACCCTTTATTATAGCAATAGAAAAACGCTAA